From the genome of Deinococcus sp. AJ005, one region includes:
- the meaB gene encoding methylmalonyl Co-A mutase-associated GTPase MeaB: MAHPLVAPLLSGSRRALARAITLSESTRADHEAEAQALLSEVAPHAGQSIRVGLTGVPGVGKSTFIEALGIHLADAGHKVAVLAVDPSSARTGGSIMGDKTRMPRLTVHPNAYIRPSPAGGNLGGVARRTREAITLCEAAGYDVVLVETVGVGQSETQVAAMTDLFVLLTLPNAGDELQGIKRGIMELADVCVVNKADSDPKAAIRAQTELRAALNLLTPHDAPWRPRSLRASALTGEGVPEVWDVVLEYVQEVNLEVRRRTQTAQWFDELLREAAWRLFRSGLDGRKLRDLRVDVEAGRLTAIQGVAALTAD; the protein is encoded by the coding sequence ATGGCCCACCCACTAGTCGCCCCTCTTCTGTCCGGCAGTCGCCGCGCGCTGGCCCGCGCCATCACCCTCAGCGAGTCCACCCGCGCCGATCATGAGGCCGAAGCACAGGCTTTGCTCTCAGAAGTCGCGCCGCACGCCGGGCAGTCCATTCGGGTGGGCTTGACAGGTGTGCCGGGCGTGGGCAAATCCACGTTTATTGAGGCGCTGGGCATTCATCTGGCCGATGCGGGCCACAAAGTTGCCGTGCTGGCCGTGGACCCCAGCAGTGCCCGCACGGGGGGCAGCATCATGGGCGACAAAACGCGCATGCCCCGGCTGACCGTTCATCCCAACGCCTACATCCGCCCCAGTCCTGCGGGGGGCAACCTGGGCGGCGTGGCCCGGCGCACCCGCGAGGCCATCACGCTGTGCGAGGCGGCGGGCTATGACGTGGTGCTGGTAGAAACCGTGGGCGTGGGCCAGAGCGAGACGCAGGTGGCTGCCATGACCGATCTGTTCGTGCTGCTCACGCTGCCCAACGCCGGGGATGAATTGCAGGGCATCAAGCGCGGCATCATGGAACTGGCTGACGTGTGCGTGGTGAACAAGGCGGACAGTGACCCCAAGGCAGCGATTCGTGCCCAGACCGAACTTCGCGCCGCCCTGAACCTGCTGACCCCACACGATGCCCCGTGGCGGCCCCGCTCTCTGCGTGCCTCTGCCTTGACGGGTGAGGGCGTGCCGGAAGTGTGGGACGTGGTTCTGGAATACGTGCAGGAAGTCAATCTGGAAGTCAGACGCCGCACCCAGACCGCCCAGTGGTTTGACGAGTTGTTGCGTGAGGCAGCGTGGCGGTTGTTTCGGAGTGGTCTAGATGGACGTAAACTCCGCGACTTGCGGGTCGATGTGGAGGCCGGGCGGCTGACAGCGATTCAGGGTGTGGCCGCGCTTACGGCTGACTGA
- the scpA gene encoding methylmalonyl-CoA mutase encodes MSDQHTPKLDAWKALARKDLKGAEPETLNRLTPEGLTLKALYTRADLPEDGGADTLPGLSPYTRGPRATMYAARPWTIRQYAGFSTAEASNTFYRRNLAAGQKGLSVAFDLATHRGYDSDHPRVVGDVGKAGVAIDSVEDMKLLFDGIPLDQMSVSMTMNGAVLPILAGYIVAGQEGGASLDQLSGTIQNDILKEFMVRNTYIYPPEPSMRIVADIIAYTAEKMPRFNSISISGYHLQEAGANAALELAYTLADGLEYVRAALKKGLDVDAFAPRLSFFFAIGMNFYTEVAKLRAARLLWDEIMAGFNPKNPMSRALRTHCQTSGWSLTEQDPYNNVVRTAVEAMAAVFGGTQSLHTNAFDEAIGLPTEFSARIARNTQLLIQEETGIPDVVDPWGGSYLMERLTFDLAEKARELMREVEELGGMAKAIEAGIPKLRIEESAARKQARIDRGEDVIVGVNKYRLSEQTPVDLLEIDNDAVRESQIARLNRVKAERDPEVVKVCLEALENAARTETGNLLALSVEAMRARCTVGEVSDALERVWGRHSAEVRTLSGVYAQGYAGDEGFAALQGDIEAFAEAEGRRPRMLVVKMGQDGHDRGAKVIATGFADLGFDVDVGPLFQTPDEAARQAVENDVHVIGVSSQAAGHKTLIPQLIAALKDQEAGDILVIAGGVIPQQDYAALRAAGVAGIFGPGTPILTSAREVLRLLNERDGQAV; translated from the coding sequence ATGAGCGATCAACACACACCCAAGCTGGACGCCTGGAAGGCGCTGGCCCGCAAGGATTTGAAGGGCGCGGAACCCGAAACCCTGAACCGCCTTACCCCCGAGGGTCTGACCCTCAAAGCGCTGTACACCCGCGCCGATCTGCCTGAAGACGGCGGGGCCGATACCCTGCCTGGCCTGTCGCCCTATACGCGTGGCCCCCGCGCCACCATGTATGCCGCGCGGCCCTGGACCATCCGGCAGTACGCGGGGTTTTCCACCGCCGAGGCCAGCAACACCTTTTACCGCCGCAACCTCGCCGCCGGACAAAAGGGCCTATCGGTGGCCTTTGACCTGGCAACGCACCGGGGCTACGACTCGGACCACCCGCGCGTGGTGGGCGACGTCGGCAAGGCCGGAGTCGCCATCGACAGCGTGGAGGACATGAAACTGCTGTTTGACGGCATTCCGCTGGATCAGATGTCGGTGTCCATGACCATGAACGGCGCGGTGCTGCCCATTCTGGCCGGATACATCGTGGCCGGGCAGGAGGGTGGGGCCAGCTTGGACCAGCTCTCGGGCACCATCCAGAACGACATTCTCAAAGAGTTCATGGTCCGCAACACATACATCTACCCGCCGGAACCCTCCATGCGAATCGTGGCGGACATCATCGCCTACACCGCCGAGAAGATGCCGCGCTTTAATTCCATCTCCATCAGCGGCTACCACTTGCAGGAGGCCGGGGCAAATGCCGCGCTGGAGCTGGCCTACACGCTGGCGGACGGCCTGGAATACGTGCGGGCCGCGCTGAAGAAGGGGCTGGACGTGGACGCCTTCGCCCCGCGTCTGTCGTTCTTCTTTGCCATCGGCATGAACTTCTACACCGAGGTGGCCAAGCTGCGTGCCGCCCGCCTACTGTGGGACGAGATCATGGCGGGCTTTAACCCCAAGAACCCCATGAGCCGCGCCCTGCGAACCCATTGCCAGACCTCCGGGTGGTCCCTGACCGAGCAGGACCCATACAACAACGTCGTGCGGACGGCAGTGGAGGCGATGGCCGCCGTATTTGGCGGCACCCAGAGCCTGCACACCAACGCCTTTGACGAGGCGATTGGCCTGCCCACCGAGTTCTCGGCTCGGATTGCCCGGAACACCCAGTTGCTGATTCAGGAAGAAACCGGCATTCCCGACGTGGTGGATCCCTGGGGCGGCAGCTATCTGATGGAACGCCTGACCTTTGATCTGGCCGAGAAAGCGCGTGAGTTGATGCGCGAGGTGGAGGAACTGGGCGGCATGGCGAAGGCCATTGAAGCCGGGATTCCCAAGCTGAGAATTGAGGAAAGCGCGGCCCGCAAACAGGCCCGCATTGACCGGGGCGAGGACGTGATCGTGGGCGTCAACAAGTACCGATTGAGCGAGCAGACGCCCGTGGATCTGCTGGAAATTGACAACGACGCGGTGCGCGAATCCCAGATCGCGCGGCTGAACCGAGTCAAGGCCGAACGTGACCCGGAAGTGGTCAAGGTGTGTCTGGAGGCGCTGGAAAACGCCGCCCGCACCGAAACTGGCAACCTGCTGGCCCTGTCTGTGGAGGCCATGCGCGCCCGTTGCACGGTGGGTGAGGTCAGCGACGCGCTGGAGCGGGTCTGGGGCCGTCACAGCGCCGAGGTTCGTACCCTCAGCGGTGTGTACGCCCAGGGTTACGCCGGGGACGAGGGCTTTGCCGCGTTGCAGGGCGACATTGAAGCCTTCGCCGAGGCCGAGGGCCGCCGCCCCCGCATGCTGGTGGTCAAGATGGGCCAGGACGGCCATGACCGGGGCGCGAAGGTCATTGCCACTGGCTTCGCCGATCTGGGCTTTGACGTGGACGTGGGACCGCTGTTCCAGACCCCCGACGAGGCCGCGCGGCAGGCGGTGGAGAACGACGTGCATGTGATCGGCGTCAGTTCTCAGGCAGCGGGGCATAAAACGCTGATTCCGCAATTGATCGCCGCGCTGAAGGACCAGGAGGCCGGAGATATTCTGGTCATCGCGGGCGGTGTGATTCCCCAGCAGGATTACGCGGCGCTGCGGGCGGCGGGGGTGGCCGGCATCTTCGGCCCTGGAACCCCCATTCTGACCAGTGCGCGGGAGGTTTTGCGGCTGCTGAACGAGCGGGATGGGCAAGCGGTTTGA
- a CDS encoding alpha-amylase family protein translates to MPSSLLTTEQAQRLRLAFDDDRDAETFFLRLDRYGPELLDSLRAVYLERADGLLERLLEIMLHAYHTRPTDLRRLDEARLLSPDWLQSPRMVGYVAYADRFAGTLNGVQQHVDYLENLGVTYLHLMPLLRPREGENDGGYAVADYRSVRPDLGSMDDLSALARDLRGRGISLVLDLVLNHVAREHEWAQKARAGEDQYRDYFHLFADRGLPDAYEATLPEVFPDFAPGNFTWDDHAGEGGTGGWVWTTFNTYQWDLNWSNPDVLAEFVDIILNLANRGVEVFRLDAIAFMWKRLGTDSQNQPEVHHLTRALRAAARIVAPAVAFKAEAIVGPGDLIHYLGTGTHHGKVSDMAYHNSLMVQLWSSLASRDTRLMEEALRAFPPKPTNTTWGMYVRCHDDIGWAISDTDAARVGISGPGHRAFLSDFYSGEFPGSFARGLVFQFNPATGDRRISGSAASLAGLETALEGGDEALTRLAVQRLLLLHTVILGFGGVPLLYMGDELALTNDNHYADISEHAADNRWVHRPRMDWAMAQDVREHPDTPAGQVNAGLRHRIAVRKTLPYLHASIESRVISSPDPRVLMLRRDHPLGVLLEVYNFSEERVVLPAYVLRGHLGEDAHDALSRSAFHLTRPTVTLDPYRALWLTTAEVNA, encoded by the coding sequence ATGCCATCCTCGCTATTGACCACAGAACAGGCCCAGCGGTTGCGGCTGGCGTTTGACGATGACCGGGACGCCGAGACCTTTTTTCTGCGGCTGGACCGCTACGGCCCTGAACTGCTGGACAGCCTGCGGGCCGTGTATCTGGAACGCGCGGATGGTTTGCTGGAACGCCTGCTGGAGATCATGCTGCACGCCTACCACACCCGCCCCACCGATCTAAGGCGGTTGGACGAGGCCCGGTTACTGTCGCCAGACTGGTTGCAGTCGCCGCGCATGGTGGGCTACGTGGCCTACGCAGACCGCTTCGCCGGAACCCTGAATGGCGTGCAGCAACATGTGGACTACCTGGAAAACCTGGGCGTCACCTACTTGCACCTGATGCCCCTGCTGCGCCCGCGCGAGGGCGAGAACGACGGTGGTTACGCGGTGGCCGACTACCGCTCGGTGCGCCCGGACCTGGGCAGCATGGATGACCTCTCGGCGCTGGCGCGTGATCTGCGGGGCCGGGGCATCAGCCTCGTCCTCGATCTGGTCCTGAACCATGTGGCCCGCGAACACGAATGGGCACAGAAAGCGCGGGCGGGCGAGGACCAGTACCGCGACTACTTCCACCTGTTCGCGGACCGGGGGTTGCCGGACGCCTACGAGGCCACCTTGCCCGAAGTGTTCCCCGACTTTGCCCCTGGCAATTTCACCTGGGATGACCACGCGGGCGAGGGCGGCACGGGCGGCTGGGTCTGGACCACCTTCAATACCTACCAGTGGGACCTGAACTGGAGCAATCCCGACGTACTGGCCGAATTCGTGGACATCATCCTGAATCTGGCGAACCGGGGCGTGGAGGTCTTCCGGCTGGACGCCATCGCCTTCATGTGGAAACGGCTGGGCACCGACAGCCAGAACCAGCCCGAGGTGCATCACCTGACCCGCGCCCTGCGTGCGGCGGCGCGGATCGTGGCTCCGGCAGTGGCCTTCAAGGCCGAGGCCATCGTGGGACCGGGCGATCTGATCCACTACCTGGGAACAGGTACGCACCACGGCAAGGTCAGCGACATGGCGTACCACAACAGCCTGATGGTGCAACTCTGGAGCAGCCTCGCCAGCCGCGACACCCGCCTGATGGAAGAAGCCCTGCGCGCCTTTCCGCCCAAGCCGACGAACACCACCTGGGGCATGTACGTGCGCTGCCATGACGACATCGGCTGGGCCATCAGCGACACCGACGCGGCACGCGTGGGCATCAGCGGTCCGGGCCATCGCGCTTTCCTGAGCGACTTTTACAGCGGCGAGTTTCCCGGCAGCTTTGCGCGCGGGCTGGTCTTTCAGTTCAATCCGGCCACTGGGGACCGGCGGATCAGCGGCTCGGCGGCTAGTCTGGCGGGGCTGGAAACGGCGCTGGAGGGCGGGGATGAGGCCCTGACCAGACTGGCCGTTCAGCGCCTTCTGTTGCTGCACACGGTCATTCTGGGCTTTGGCGGGGTGCCGCTGCTGTACATGGGGGACGAATTGGCGCTGACCAACGATAACCATTACGCCGACATCTCCGAACATGCCGCTGACAACCGCTGGGTCCACCGCCCGCGCATGGACTGGGCGATGGCACAGGATGTGCGGGAACATCCCGACACACCCGCCGGACAGGTCAACGCCGGGTTGCGCCACCGAATTGCTGTTCGCAAGACCCTGCCCTATCTGCACGCTTCCATTGAAAGCCGCGTGATTTCCAGCCCCGATCCGCGCGTGCTGATGCTGCGCCGGGATCATCCGCTGGGCGTGCTGCTGGAGGTCTACAACTTCAGCGAGGAGCGCGTGGTGCTACCTGCCTACGTGCTGCGCGGCCACCTGGGCGAGGACGCCCATGACGCCCTGAGCCGCAGCGCCTTTCACCTGACCCGGCCCACGGTGACCCTGGACCCCTACCGCGCGTTGTGGTTGACTACGGCAGAGGTGAACGCATGA
- a CDS encoding DNA-3-methyladenine glycosylase, protein MLFDVLDIDHAHALTPDFFVGDPVEVARSLIGAALVRVLPEGAVIAARIVETEGYDCPRDPSCHVIARLPGAAAAMGGEPGRVYFHYAYKQALLNVTCRPVGVQASILIRAVQPMLGEERMREMRSVKRPLDLSNGPAKLVTALGLTEELKGQPIDSPAFYIVPGEALPDSEVEITARVGLRQGAALPWRFLIQGNAWVSPGKPSGGISQP, encoded by the coding sequence ATGCTTTTTGACGTGCTGGATATAGACCACGCCCACGCTCTGACTCCCGACTTCTTCGTGGGCGATCCAGTAGAAGTGGCGCGCTCGCTCATCGGCGCAGCGCTGGTGCGTGTGCTGCCAGAGGGCGCGGTGATAGCTGCCCGCATCGTGGAGACCGAGGGTTACGACTGCCCACGCGATCCCAGTTGCCATGTGATCGCCCGGCTGCCCGGCGCGGCGGCGGCGATGGGCGGTGAGCCGGGCCGCGTCTACTTCCATTACGCCTATAAACAGGCTCTGCTGAACGTCACCTGCCGTCCCGTGGGCGTTCAGGCGTCCATCCTCATCCGCGCCGTTCAGCCGATGCTGGGCGAGGAACGAATGCGCGAGATGCGATCCGTCAAACGCCCCCTTGACCTGAGCAACGGTCCCGCCAAACTGGTCACGGCGCTGGGCCTGACGGAGGAATTGAAGGGCCAGCCGATTGACAGCCCCGCCTTTTACATCGTGCCGGGTGAGGCGCTGCCGGATTCAGAGGTGGAAATTACAGCCCGCGTCGGATTGCGTCAGGGGGCGGCGTTGCCGTGGCGTTTTCTGATTCAGGGGAATGCCTGGGTGTCGCCGGGGAAACCCAGTGGAGGAATCAGTCAGCCGTAA
- a CDS encoding DUF2171 domain-containing protein: protein MTQNDKMEAGQITERIAKDLKERLDKGGEHMQVKDKDGEHVGTLDHLDGDKIKLTKSDSSDGQHHYVSLTQVESMDDVAVYLNVTREEAMK from the coding sequence ATGACACAGAATGACAAGATGGAAGCAGGGCAGATCACCGAGCGCATTGCCAAGGACCTCAAGGAGCGTCTGGACAAGGGCGGCGAACACATGCAGGTCAAGGACAAAGACGGCGAGCATGTCGGCACCCTGGACCACCTGGACGGCGACAAGATCAAACTGACCAAAAGTGACAGCAGCGACGGCCAGCACCACTATGTCTCGCTGACTCAAGTGGAAAGCATGGACGACGTGGCGGTGTACCTGAACGTCACCCGCGAAGAAGCGATGAAGTAA
- the csaB gene encoding polysaccharide pyruvyl transferase CsaB, with translation MSRRVAVSGYYGFGNTGDEAIALAITREIRKRGMTPLLLSNTPQESARTYGGEAAARMKPLPLLSAVARSSVLLSGGGGLLQDKTSARTLSYYLGVIRLARMMGKRVVIFNQSVGPLSPEGGRRVAAALAGLRIIVRDAGSLDTLEGLGLKGELGGDPALLLLPTPELPRDLQSVIIAPRGDVTEALEPLQEVTLQLRRAGRHVTALSFMPDHDDAAAHALGANHVVSTRDPQTALDTIARSGYVIGVRLHALILAAAAGTPFSGVAYDPKVQGFCIDAGAPSHPLPPVPAILVEEAIRRVTPDWNALEDMKLRASHSFSRALN, from the coding sequence GTGAGCCGCCGGGTGGCCGTCAGCGGCTATTACGGTTTTGGCAACACGGGCGACGAGGCGATTGCGCTGGCGATCACCCGCGAGATCAGGAAGCGCGGTATGACCCCGCTGCTGCTCTCCAATACCCCGCAGGAATCGGCCCGGACTTACGGCGGCGAGGCAGCGGCGCGCATGAAGCCGCTGCCGCTGCTCTCGGCGGTGGCCCGCTCCAGCGTGCTGCTCAGTGGGGGAGGCGGCCTGCTTCAGGATAAGACGAGCGCCCGCACCCTCAGCTATTACCTGGGCGTGATCCGTCTGGCCCGAATGATGGGCAAGCGTGTGGTGATCTTTAACCAGAGCGTCGGCCCCCTGTCGCCGGAAGGTGGGCGCCGGGTGGCCGCCGCGCTGGCGGGCCTGCGGATCATCGTGCGCGACGCCGGGAGCCTGGACACCCTGGAGGGTCTGGGCCTGAAAGGTGAACTGGGCGGCGATCCAGCCCTGCTGCTGTTGCCCACGCCGGAGCTGCCGCGTGACCTGCAAAGTGTGATCATCGCCCCGCGTGGCGATGTGACCGAGGCGCTGGAACCCTTGCAGGAGGTCACATTGCAGCTCCGACGCGCCGGGCGGCATGTCACGGCCCTGAGTTTCATGCCGGACCACGACGACGCGGCGGCCCACGCGCTGGGCGCAAACCATGTGGTCAGCACCCGTGATCCGCAGACGGCCCTGGACACCATCGCGCGCAGCGGCTACGTGATCGGCGTTCGGCTGCACGCGCTGATCCTGGCCGCCGCCGCTGGAACGCCATTCTCCGGCGTCGCATACGATCCCAAGGTCCAGGGCTTCTGCATCGATGCGGGCGCGCCCAGCCATCCGCTGCCCCCGGTCCCGGCCATTCTGGTAGAAGAGGCGATTCGTCGCGTTACCCCCGACTGGAACGCGCTGGAGGACATGAAACTGCGCGCCTCGCACAGCTTCAGCCGGGCGCTGAACTAG
- a CDS encoding DUF5693 family protein, whose product MSPASLPPATRHPWTPLLLGLIALSLIPALLLAFQRVQYEQAQKTAAMVMDYPALVVQARRFGLEPQALLDKYKALGVNGVALYEDTIASLEQRGEVYLKNGSDLAADFPGQGIKTNAVYMRAATPAIAEELRGRYTIPTRDVQIAGRTWVEWPSDPRFLPAGPDTAAVNDFKKQGLVVVYRPYQDDAVPTPKVGADWPDVPFIAFTGDQVIGARTPELLAQVDKALGKRLPAIIEGNIQKGLDELVPTHGGVRLFALAPSYQNQLEPLDVASKYNLAARERGMRLLYLRPYPTVNETEDMLGRTQELLKRSGVKLDLPQVGTFAPSLLLKALSMIGPLAALLLLGLSFPLTRLGVVAAGVVVLLAFGLNTLHPFESAALVAAVAFPALGLVLRRSKVTDWFLATGLSLVGILFVSALGASRESTLGLEPFRGVGLTLLLPLTLVALSFLPRQDIRKTAADIYAAPIRLGDVAVMALGFVLLSLVYERRGNATGGSASTFEASLRREVQDSIIRPRFKEIAAHPLALLGLSGTLPGYFSGLLILAGVVGQSSILNTFSHFHTPFLISAARVFIGLGLGLLLGGVAIWALRYAMGLWKTYGAPRITAGSRGQA is encoded by the coding sequence TGATCGCGCTGTCGCTGATTCCGGCGCTGCTGCTGGCCTTTCAGCGCGTGCAGTACGAGCAGGCGCAGAAGACGGCGGCCATGGTGATGGACTATCCGGCGCTGGTGGTCCAGGCCCGCCGCTTTGGCCTGGAGCCGCAGGCGTTGCTGGACAAGTACAAGGCGCTGGGCGTCAACGGCGTGGCGCTGTACGAGGACACCATTGCCAGCCTGGAACAGCGCGGCGAGGTGTACCTGAAAAACGGCTCCGATCTGGCGGCGGACTTTCCGGGGCAGGGGATCAAGACCAACGCGGTGTATATGCGCGCCGCCACCCCAGCCATCGCCGAGGAGCTGCGGGGCCGCTACACCATCCCCACCCGTGACGTGCAGATCGCGGGCCGCACCTGGGTCGAGTGGCCTTCTGACCCGCGCTTCTTGCCCGCTGGGCCGGATACGGCAGCAGTGAACGACTTTAAAAAACAAGGTCTGGTCGTGGTCTACCGCCCCTATCAGGATGACGCGGTGCCAACCCCGAAGGTGGGCGCAGACTGGCCGGATGTGCCGTTCATCGCCTTCACGGGTGATCAGGTGATCGGGGCGCGCACGCCGGAGCTGCTGGCGCAGGTGGATAAGGCGCTGGGCAAGCGGCTCCCGGCGATTATCGAGGGCAACATTCAAAAAGGGCTGGACGAACTGGTCCCCACACATGGCGGGGTGCGGCTGTTCGCGCTGGCCCCCAGTTACCAGAACCAGCTCGAGCCGCTGGACGTGGCCAGCAAGTACAACCTGGCCGCCCGTGAGCGCGGCATGCGGCTGCTGTACCTGCGCCCGTACCCCACCGTCAATGAGACCGAGGACATGCTGGGCCGTACCCAGGAATTGCTGAAGCGGTCCGGCGTGAAGCTGGACCTGCCACAGGTGGGCACCTTTGCGCCCAGCCTGCTCCTGAAGGCGTTGAGCATGATCGGGCCGCTGGCCGCGCTGCTGCTGCTGGGCCTGAGCTTCCCGCTGACGAGGCTGGGCGTGGTCGCGGCGGGTGTCGTGGTCCTGCTGGCCTTCGGCCTAAACACCCTGCATCCCTTCGAGAGTGCCGCACTGGTGGCCGCCGTGGCCTTTCCGGCGCTGGGGCTGGTGCTGCGGCGTTCAAAGGTCACCGACTGGTTCCTGGCGACGGGCCTGAGTCTGGTGGGCATCCTGTTCGTTTCGGCGCTGGGGGCCAGCCGGGAAAGCACGCTGGGCCTCGAACCGTTCCGGGGCGTGGGCTTAACGCTGCTGCTGCCGCTGACGCTGGTGGCCCTGAGCTTCCTGCCGCGCCAGGACATCCGCAAAACGGCGGCTGATATCTACGCCGCCCCGATCCGGCTGGGCGATGTGGCCGTGATGGCGCTGGGGTTCGTGCTGCTGTCGCTGGTCTATGAGCGGCGTGGCAACGCCACGGGTGGCTCGGCCAGCACCTTCGAGGCGTCCCTGCGGCGTGAGGTTCAGGACTCGATCATCCGCCCGCGTTTCAAGGAAATCGCCGCGCATCCGCTGGCCTTGCTGGGCCTCAGCGGCACCTTGCCGGGCTACTTCAGCGGGCTGTTGATCCTGGCCGGGGTGGTGGGGCAGTCCAGTATCCTGAACACCTTCTCGCACTTTCACACGCCGTTTCTGATCAGCGCGGCCCGCGTGTTCATCGGGCTGGGGCTGGGCCTGCTGCTGGGCGGCGTGGCGATCTGGGCGCTGAGGTACGCGATGGGCCTGTGGAAGACCTACGGTGCGCCGCGCATCACCGCTGGTTCCAGAGGTCAGGCGTGA